A region from the Thermanaeromonas toyohensis ToBE genome encodes:
- a CDS encoding phosphoglycerate dehydrogenase, which yields MASLNGKVFVSALSFSRYSSEPRRLLEEQGLELILNDTGRPLTEVEMKEALRRWQPVALIVGVDPVTCEVMEVATQLKIIAKHGVGVDNIDIPAAQRQGIVVTNAPGSNAQAVADLAFGLLLACTREIILADRTTRQGRWDRFVGGEVWEKTLGIIGTGRIGLAVARRARGFNMRILAYDPRPNLEATSELGIVYTDLEKLLQESDFISLHAPLTEDTYHLINEGRLRLMKKEAILINTARGELVDEEALYRALKEGWIRGAGLDVFSEEPPVGSPLLELDNVVVTPHIGAYTREANLRMGLAVAKNILKVLRGEKADSEVNPT from the coding sequence CCCAGGAGGCTTCTAGAGGAGCAAGGTCTTGAACTTATCTTGAATGATACAGGCCGGCCTTTGACAGAGGTTGAAATGAAGGAAGCCTTGAGACGATGGCAGCCAGTGGCACTCATTGTGGGCGTGGACCCTGTAACCTGTGAGGTAATGGAGGTGGCCACGCAGCTAAAAATTATAGCCAAGCACGGGGTAGGTGTAGACAATATCGATATCCCTGCTGCCCAAAGGCAGGGTATTGTAGTGACCAACGCGCCAGGTAGTAACGCCCAGGCTGTGGCTGATCTCGCTTTCGGGCTTCTTTTGGCTTGTACCAGAGAGATCATTTTAGCTGATAGAACTACACGGCAGGGCCGGTGGGATAGATTTGTGGGGGGGGAGGTATGGGAGAAGACCCTGGGTATTATTGGGACTGGGAGAATAGGGCTGGCGGTAGCACGCCGGGCGCGCGGCTTTAATATGCGCATCCTAGCTTATGATCCTCGGCCTAATTTGGAGGCTACCAGTGAACTGGGGATAGTTTATACAGATCTGGAAAAGCTTTTACAGGAATCTGATTTTATAAGCCTCCATGCGCCCTTGACTGAAGATACTTATCACCTTATAAATGAAGGACGGCTAAGGCTTATGAAGAAGGAGGCTATCCTAATAAATACCGCTCGGGGGGAATTAGTGGACGAAGAAGCTTTATATCGAGCTTTAAAGGAGGGTTGGATTAGAGGTGCTGGCTTAGATGTTTTTAGTGAAGAACCGCCGGTAGGTAGTCCTTTACTTGAACTAGATAACGTGGTAGTTACGCCCCATATAGGTGCTTACACCCGCGAGGCTAACTTACGGATGGGCTTAGCTGTAGCCAAAAACATTCTTAAGGTTTTGCGAGGGGAGAAAGCGGATTCTGAAGTAAATCCTACGTGA